In Fusarium oxysporum f. sp. lycopersici 4287 supercont2.34 genomic scaffold, whole genome shotgun sequence, the following proteins share a genomic window:
- a CDS encoding uncharacterized protein (At least one base has a quality score < 10) codes for MDVYTNPPSNTYSLGTLFTLPTKAGGVPAISIKSSNFPILIAAYSILIQIIFASLWQFLANLVLLFHALRDADAGRARYVALVAFWNSSNPWTAITTMGAFLCQATINGGNGRVSRPEKFHGIILFLLSVIIAFGGIAASIFIPNAMSLGPAAPVHPKSVFLPELEDIASSSSIRIDRLNAPAILRALGSTEAFKDVTARKNVDTVKTTLPGSNATHPRQRYDYRYTITAREFGLQAPLEFSHKVQGSCITEYNWLRPVPDIADPARFNGYVPFDLDPVEPILLDPTDNMTALWTQPSMGIEYHPSDEDLTITNRSFALIPQLAHAGSITASTDPWYLTEPFNSETEGFLGYRVKSGRPAMSCWEESLLCLHKTCTSVDGIKKTPLPKGLRIIVMGKFSIPVLTKIILSAGPAALKSVAGIGWTGLLDCASSTLKDDLDRLVLAAYLNSREVFRETALLGPQAGMSNILESANGDLFPGSADFVMLTGDVTAISYSSLIAIPVTCLAVTFLAAMLPLVRKMVLKAPTTNRRRASVTYAALCAGLRATQLYRMVDEKILCTPDWINRKNIIPLPPPVETMPRVLIPSFVGNAVEFQEDGEDGDGGDGGDRCRLTGADDGGRRDSSSIEIAIYSQTDAAAAFRAIRRSYLLGFNQDVQIAKRGFHRVVRRAKRRYWRNLIDGFSSSSDVFKAVRWLKFPGAFQPPPLQVDNVVYESQMGKANALRQATLERRTAEDDIANAWTPVFPPRSIPFSPEISLEEAQYATCYTGNTSPGSDNITVKLLEAVWHIIGTHVRRLFERCLTIGHHPKPFKEAEVVMIAKPGRRDLTEPRAWRPISLLSCLGKGLERLIARRLAYCTNYHW; via the exons ATGGACGTCTACACTAACCCCCCCTCAAACACCTACAGCCTCGGCACCCTCTTCACTCTACCCACGAAAGCCGGCGGCGTCCCGGCCATCTCCATAAAATCCTCCAACTTCcccatcctcatcgccgcctactccatcctcatccaaATCATCTTCGCGAGCCTATGGCAGTTCTTGGCCAACcttgttctcctcttccACGCGCTCCGGGACGCTGATGCGGGTCGCGCACGCTATGTCGCTTTAGTCGCCTTCTGGAACTCGAGCAACCCCTGGACAGCCATAACCACGATGGGGGCCTTCCTCTGTCAGGCCACCATTAACGGCGGAAACGGGCGAGTGTCCCGACCAGAGAAATTCCACggcatcatcctcttcctcctctccgTGATCATCGCTTTCGGCGGAATTGCCGCATCGATATTCATTCCCAACGCCATGTCCCTTGGCCCTGCTGCGCCAGTCCACCCAAAATCCGTCTTCCTCCCCGAGCTCGAAGACATCGCATCGTCATCAAGCATCCGCATCGATCGGCTGAACGCCCCCGCCATATTGCGTGCACTAGGGAGCACAGAGGCGTTTAAGGACGTGACTGCGAGGAAGAACGTCGATACAGTGAAGACGACATTGCCGGGTAGCAATGCGACCCACCCACGGCAGCGGTACGATTACCGGTACACCATCACTGCAAGGGAGTTCGGGTTGCAAGCCCCTTTGGAGTTCTCGCATAAAGTCCAGGGATCCTGCATTACCGAATATAATTGGCTCCGTCCTGTCCCAGACATTGCAGACCCAGCGCGGTTTAACGGATACGTTCCATTCGACCTCGACCCCGTGGAGCCAATCCTGTTAGACCCAACCGACAACATGACCGCGTTGTGGACCCAGCCAAGCATGGGAATTGAATACCACCCCTCGGACGAGGACCTGACGATCACGAACCGCTCATTTGCCCTGATCCCCCAACTCGCACACGCCGGGAGTATCACGGCCAGTACAGATCCATGGTACCTTACCGAGCCGTTCAATTCAGAAACTGAGGGGTTCTTGGGATACCGCGTCAAATCCGGTCGCCCAGCCATGTCCTGCTGGGAAGAATCCCTCCTCTGCCTACACAAAACCTGTACATCTGTAGACGGCATCAAAAAAACGCCTCTCCCCAAGGGCCTGCGCATAATTGTCATGGGCAAATTCTCCATTCCCGTACTTACTAAAATAATCCTATCAGCTGGACCTGCGGCCCTTAAATCTGTCGCTGGTATTGGGTGGACAGGACTCCTGGACTGTGCGTCCTCGACGCTAAAAGACGACCTTGACAGGCTGGTCCTCGCAGCTTATCTTAACTCCCGTGAAGTATTCCGCGAGACTGCACTTTTGGGCCCACAAGCAGGAATGAGCAACATCCTCGAATCCGCGAACGGTGACCTCTTTCCCGGGTCTGCGGACTTTGTCATGTTGACGGGTGATGTCACAGCGATATCTTATTCCTCCCTCATTGCTATACCCGTGACATGTCTTGCTGTCACATTCCTTGCTGCAATGCTCCCACTGGTGAGGAAAATGGTTTTAAAAGCGCCTACCACTAATCGAAGACGCGCGTCCGTGACGTATGCTGCCCTCTGCGCAGGGTTGAGGGCCACTCAGTTGTATAGGATGGTGGACGAGAAAATACTCTGCACGCCAGATTGGATTAATAGGAAGAACATTATTCCGTTGCCCCCACCTGTTGAGACAATGCCGAGGGTGTTGATTCCTTCTTTTGTTGGAAACGCAGTGGAGTTTCAAGAAGACGGGGAAGACGGGGATGGCGGAGATGGCGGGGATCGTTGTCGTCTGACAGGCGCAGACGATGGGGGGAGAAGAGACAGTTCTTCTATTGAGATTGCGA TCTACTCTCAAACCGACGCCGCGGCTGCTTTTCGagccatcagaagaagctaccTGCTCGGCTTCAACCAGGATGTTCAGATCGCCAAAAGAGGCTTTCATCGTGTGGTCCGTCGGGCCAAGAGGCGCTATTGGCGTAACCTCatcgatggcttctccagcagtagCGATGTTTTCAAAGCTGTCCGGTGGCTAAAGTTCCCAGGAGCCTTCCAGCCGCCACCTCTACAGGTCGATAACGTCGTGTACGAAAGCCAGATGGGTAAAGCCAACGCACTCCGACAGGCTACCCTTGAACGAAGAACTGCGGAGGACGACATCGCAAACGCATGGACGCCAGTATTCCCACCTAGATCGATCCCATTCTCTCCAGAAATCTCTCTGGAGGAGGCGCAATATGCGACTTGTTACACAGGCAATACATCCCCAGGGTCAGACAACATCACAGTCAAACTTCTTGAAGCAGTATGGCATATTATCGGTACACACGTCCGTCGTCTCTTCGAAAGATGCCTTACCATAGGCCATCATCCAAAACCATTcaaggaggcggaggtggtcATGATCGCGA